The genome window TCACGCAATTTTTCATTTTCAAGGTTTAACTCGGGAAGCAATTTGACATCGTACCAACCTCTGTACTTCTTTGGCCATTCCTCAAAGTAAAAGAAATCTCTATATTCAGATTCTTCGGCGTTGTAAGCCCCATCGTTTCCGTACTTTTTTGCCCGGTTAAACCATTTACCGTCTGCTCCGACATGGTTAAACACTCCATCTAACAAAACAGCCATTCCTCTTTTATGTGCTTCACGTATGAGCTTTTTGAGAACCTCTTCATTTCCAAATTGGGGATCCACCACGAAGTCGTGAGTGTCGTATTTGTGATTTGTACTGGCAAGAAAAATGGGAGTCAAATACAAAACGTTGACTCCCAGCGATTTTACGTAGTTGAGCTCTTCTATAATTCCCTCCAAATCACCGCCGAAAAATTCCATTCCCCTTGCCGCTTTGGAAGGTATCTCATTCCATTCTTTCACGACCCCACCATCTCTGTGGTAGACACCTTCAGTTACCCTCTGTGAAAAATGGGGGCCTCTTTTAAATCTATCTACAAAAATTTGATAGACGACCTGCTTTTTCCATTCCATTTTTTACTTTCTGTTGATCCTCACCTTAGATGTTATTCTGTTAGACCATCTTCCGCATCTGTCTCCCCAGTATGCGATCGTTTCACCGTTTTCTATGACCTCGTAAACTTCGCAGTTGTTGGCACAGCCATCACAATAGAACACCCTCGTATCATGCTTAAGCTCCGTAACCTTAAAGCCTTTGAAGTTCGTCTTCCTTCCGGTTATCTCTATTTCACGTTTGGCAAGCATGGCCACTCCCCATGCACCCATGATCTTGTTGTATTTTGGAACTATAACTTCATGTCCAACAGCATTTTCAAATGCTTTTACTATGCCGATATTCTCAGAGACCCCTCCCTGGAAAACGAACTTTGGTAAAAGCTCTTTTCCACGCGCCAGGTTGTTCAAATAGTTCCTTACCAAGCTTTCTGAAAGACCAGCGATTATATCTTCTGATGTGGCTCCCATTTGTTGCTTGTGAATCATATCCGATTCCGCGAAAACGGTGCATCTTCCGGCTATTCTTACAGGGCTTTGAGATCTCAAGGCATATTCGCCGAATTTCTCTATTGGCACGCCAATTCTTTCAGCTTGATGATCAAGGAACGATCCGGTTCCGGCGGCACAAACCGTGTTCATGGCGAAATCCACAACGGCTCCGTTTCTCAAGAATATTATCTTGGAATCCTGTCCGCCCATTTCAAAGATAGTCGAAACGTCCGGAACTTCATGAACGGCCGCGTAAGCGTGAGCTGATATTTCGTTCTTCACCAAATCCGCTCCAACTATAACACCTGCGAGCTGCCTGCCACTTCCCGTTGTTCCCACAGCGATAACTTCTATATCCCCATATTTTTTGGTTATATAGTCATACGCTTCGATCATTCCGTTTTTTATCGTGATTATAGGGCTTCCCTTTGTTCGTAAATAAAGTCCTTCGACGACCTCATCATTTTCGTCTATGAACACAACTTTTGTGGTAACAGAACCCACATCTATACCCAGTGCCAGCTTTTTAGCCATACGAATACCTCCTATCACTTAGAAACGACTGTTTCTTTGGTTTCTTCCTTATTCTTGCTTATCTCTCTTCTACTCTTTATCATGTCCACGAACGCTTCCAATCTGGTTACAAAACCAGCTTCACCGGTTTGCTCATCGAAAGAGAGACTTAAAACTGGTATATCGTAATCTTCACTCACGTTGGACAATATCTGTTTTGCCGCCGTTTCAGGCAAGCATCCAAATGGGAGCACCTGAATCACACCATCAAACCCGTTTTTCTTGTAAAGAATGGTGTTCATTATACTTTCTTGTCCATCTCCACCTATGAAGAAGTCCAAGTATCCCTTGTTAACTTCTTCCATGTGTTTGAGATGTTGCTTCGTCTTCAGTATTCTATCAAGCGTCCAATTGGTAACCCAAAGAGATCTATCTACATCTACACCCATGTAAGCAAGCTTCTTTTCTATTTCAAGGTTGTTCGAATAATCCATGAGCATGTATGCCTCTCCAACCAAACCAATTTTCGGAAGGTCGATATTCTCATCGTGCTCTATTTCATCCATCTTTTTGAGCTCTTCGTTCAATATTTTCTTTATGGCACTTATTTTATTTGGCGCATGATGAATCCTTTCAAACGCCCTGTTGAAAGCTTTTTCGGCGCTTCCGGTTACCTTTTCGCGTGGTATGAGATGGTACAGCTTTCTTTCCAGCTGTTCGATTGCATACACTTTCCATCCTGCGATAACAAAAGCTCTAATACCAGTCCACGGTGCGTGCCATCCCACGAGCTTAACCAGTTTTTTGATAAATCTAGGTATTCCCTTGTACCATGGAGGATATATACCTTCCACGTTGACCACTTCGAAGTTGTGTAGCCCCATATCGTTAAGTATTTTGTTGTATAGAGGGCTGTAATACCCAAATCTACATGGTCCATAACTCTCAAGAGAAACTATTTTGAAGTATTTGTCTGGATTCTCTTTTAAGATCTTCACAAATTGTCCAAGTAATATCTTAAATGGGAAACACATTCCCTCTGGAGAATTGGAAACTCCCTCTTTCAATGTTTTCGTGTTGCTTGGATCCGGAACCACCACATCGTATCCCAGAATTTGAAAAAAGCTCTCAAAAGCCGCGTACGAGTATCCCATTCTTGGAAAGGTGTATGTAACCTTACGTCGAGGCAATGAGACCATCTCCTCTCTTCACGCGTATCAAGTCGACGAAAGCTTCTATCCTTGTTACCAATCCAGCGTCTCCAGTTTGCTCATCAACGACGATATGCATCAACGGCTTGCCAGTTTCTTTTGAGTAAAGGTCAAGAAGCTTTTGATATATCGCGCTTATTCCACAGTTAAAAGAAGAAACCGTTATAACTCCATCCACATCTTTTGAATCCATGTAATACATGCCGCCTTTCGCGGCAACGTTTGCTTGAAACCAAAAGAGATCTTTTATCATGTATTTTACATAATGTTTGTAAAGTTTTGGATCCAGCATATCAGTTGTAACTGGGCGTATGTTTGATTCTTCAAGCTTTTCTATTATATTTCCGTTCATGTAACCATCGTAAACATCGTATGGAAAACCCGCTAATGCAACTTTATACCGTTTTTCCTCTACCGGCTTTTTCAGTAAAGCGTCAAGGTTCTTGATATGTTGAACCACTTCAAGGAAATTGTGCCCTTTTCTCAAACATTCGGTGGCTTTCTTTTGAAGCGCTATCCCATCTTTTACGGCTTTTTTTATGTTTTTCTCTGAATCTCCTAAGGTTTTCCCCACTTCTCCAAATGCTTCGAAAAGCGGAGCATTCCCCTGATTCATGTACATGTTTACCTTGAGAATCCTATCGGCATCTTTTCTGAAAGCGCTTTTTATGAGATCTGGCATAGCGGCGAGTTTTGGACAGGTATATTTGTACTTGTCTTCGCTCACTATTCTGGGAACGAACACAAGATCGATATCCTTTTTGTCCAACAAGTATTTCACGTGTCCGTGATAAACTTTAACCGATATACATATATCATCGACGGCGCTTGAAACGCCTATATTCAGTATCTCTTTGTTGGTTGGCATGGATGTAATCGTATCGTGCCCTAACGAGGAAAAAAATCCATACCACATCGGGTAATAAACGTAAAAGTACAAACCCCTTGGTATTCCTATTTTCAATTTCCCAACCTCCATTGAAAAATAATGCACTTTATTATTTTACCACACGGTAAATGAAAAAGACCTTTTTGGTCTTAAAATGAAAAGAAAACGGTACCCAGCGGGTACCGTTTTATAAAAAAAGCTTAACTTTATGAATATTTCAGCTATTTATTTTTTGATTAATGTGCAGCTGCGGCTTTATTCCAGAGATACATGAACTCAGAGACATCGTTTCCATCTATTCTTCCATCTTTTGGTATGCCTATGTCGTATTTCGCAATCGTAGAAGATGATGGATTCGTTTCATTCAAAGCACTCATCAACAAATCGTAATCTGTCATGTTGACAACACCATCGTTGTTGAAATCTGCCGCTTGCCAATCTACGCTGTCAGGTTTTGTGAATATTGGAACGTAGAACCACCAACCGGTAGATGCGAATTTCCATGCTGGTACCTTTCCACTTGCGTATTCTTCAGGTGTAACTGCTGGTTGCTCCCAGTAACCATTATCTCCCCATGTCGTATTCCATGAGTTCCTTACTATCCAAACGGTTGGATAAACGGTGTCGTTGGTGGCTACATTGCTCTTCCATCCAACGATTTGAACGGCATGCCCGCCAACATACGTTATAGGAGTAGCTGGTACGTATATACCTTCTTTGTAAGCACCAAAATCCGCAGGTACTGCAAAAGCTACGCTTACAGAACCGTAATCTTTTATCATCGTTTTTATGGCGTCTATGTACTGATCGTAAGTTACACCGAAATACGTTTTTTCAGCGGGCGCTCCAAGCAAGAGCAAAGCGCCAGTTGGCTTGACAAGATGATCCTTCCAATCAGGCGTTTGTGGATCCCAACTGATCCATGGTGTATTTTCATAAGCGTTGTAAGGGAAATCCGATGCTGGTGCCAAGCCGTATCTTGTGGCGTTGTAGAATGAGAAATATTGATTACCACCATAGAGGTCTGAGTTTGAATCTTGTATTTCCCATCCTCCACTTCCATAAATCAAATTTATATCGACATTGTGATAAGCAATATATTGAGTAGAAAGCACAGGCGTTGCTCCCAAAAATGGGTAGTGAGTAGCGATGTAATCCTTTCCCAATTGTTTTATCATAGCGCTTTCCATGGTTTCCGCCGTTGAAAATGCCCAACATGTTCCATGCCAGCCTTGATCTTTTATAGGCGTTACACCGTTCACGTCTCTAAGATCGTAGTTTTCTGGAAGATTTGAATCGTCCATAACGGTTGG of Mesoaciditoga lauensis cd-1655R = DSM 25116 contains these proteins:
- a CDS encoding acyl-CoA dehydratase activase → MAKKLALGIDVGSVTTKVVFIDENDEVVEGLYLRTKGSPIITIKNGMIEAYDYITKKYGDIEVIAVGTTGSGRQLAGVIVGADLVKNEISAHAYAAVHEVPDVSTIFEMGGQDSKIIFLRNGAVVDFAMNTVCAAGTGSFLDHQAERIGVPIEKFGEYALRSQSPVRIAGRCTVFAESDMIHKQQMGATSEDIIAGLSESLVRNYLNNLARGKELLPKFVFQGGVSENIGIVKAFENAVGHEVIVPKYNKIMGAWGVAMLAKREIEITGRKTNFKGFKVTELKHDTRVFYCDGCANNCEVYEVIENGETIAYWGDRCGRWSNRITSKVRINRK
- a CDS encoding acyl-CoA dehydratase activase-related protein, producing the protein MPRRKVTYTFPRMGYSYAAFESFFQILGYDVVVPDPSNTKTLKEGVSNSPEGMCFPFKILLGQFVKILKENPDKYFKIVSLESYGPCRFGYYSPLYNKILNDMGLHNFEVVNVEGIYPPWYKGIPRFIKKLVKLVGWHAPWTGIRAFVIAGWKVYAIEQLERKLYHLIPREKVTGSAEKAFNRAFERIHHAPNKISAIKKILNEELKKMDEIEHDENIDLPKIGLVGEAYMLMDYSNNLEIEKKLAYMGVDVDRSLWVTNWTLDRILKTKQHLKHMEEVNKGYLDFFIGGDGQESIMNTILYKKNGFDGVIQVLPFGCLPETAAKQILSNVSEDYDIPVLSLSFDEQTGEAGFVTRLEAFVDMIKSRREISKNKEETKETVVSK
- a CDS encoding acyl-CoA dehydratase activase-related protein, producing the protein MKIGIPRGLYFYVYYPMWYGFFSSLGHDTITSMPTNKEILNIGVSSAVDDICISVKVYHGHVKYLLDKKDIDLVFVPRIVSEDKYKYTCPKLAAMPDLIKSAFRKDADRILKVNMYMNQGNAPLFEAFGEVGKTLGDSEKNIKKAVKDGIALQKKATECLRKGHNFLEVVQHIKNLDALLKKPVEEKRYKVALAGFPYDVYDGYMNGNIIEKLEESNIRPVTTDMLDPKLYKHYVKYMIKDLFWFQANVAAKGGMYYMDSKDVDGVITVSSFNCGISAIYQKLLDLYSKETGKPLMHIVVDEQTGDAGLVTRIEAFVDLIRVKRGDGLIAST
- a CDS encoding C1 family peptidase; amino-acid sequence: MKKTTILIVISLVILSAFTFAINFNSNTVYNQQLIDQINAYNASHNLPWKAALNPTFKDKTLAELKVLDGRRTLPNKIEQQIVEFFKSRHLTTTDNAIMAYYTLFDPTVMDDSNLPENYDLRDVNGVTPIKDQGWHGTCWAFSTAETMESAMIKQLGKDYIATHYPFLGATPVLSTQYIAYHNVDINLIYGSGGWEIQDSNSDLYGGNQYFSFYNATRYGLAPASDFPYNAYENTPWISWDPQTPDWKDHLVKPTGALLLLGAPAEKTYFGVTYDQYIDAIKTMIKDYGSVSVAFAVPADFGAYKEGIYVPATPITYVGGHAVQIVGWKSNVATNDTVYPTVWIVRNSWNTTWGDNGYWEQPAVTPEEYASGKVPAWKFASTGWWFYVPIFTKPDSVDWQAADFNNDGVVNMTDYDLLMSALNETNPSSSTIAKYDIGIPKDGRIDGNDVSEFMYLWNKAAAAH